GCAGTGAGCAAGTATCGCCTGTCCTACTATCACAGCGTGCGTTTCGGTGCCGATAAGCCACAGATCGACACCATCGAAGGGCTTATCAATAAGGATATGGCGGGCAGCGAACAGGTGTCGAGGAGCAAATCAACCCTCATTTTCAGTCTTCCCAAAGCTGGAAAGAACAACCGTTATCTCTGTTATCTGAAGAAAAAAGTGGGATATTCAGCCATCATTACCCTTGTCTATATGGAAGGACAAGTGGAAAGCATAGCCGAATTGAGGAAATTAATCAAATAAAAATACATTTCATATTATGAAAGCATTACTGTTCTTTATGGCTTTGAGCCTCGGTATGACTGCCAAAGCCAACAAAACGCTGAGCAACGACACCATCGTGGTGGAGCATCCTGACAAGGTTACAATCATCAGTTCCGATTCTCTGCAAAGCATTCTGATAGAGGGAACGCAGAAAAACCCCAACTATCGCTATGAAAGCAGACTGGAACTGGTAGACAGCAACTACGTAAGCACGTCGTCGATGAACGCCGATACGTGGGAATTATCGTTCAATCCGTTCAAGAAAAAAGAGTCCAAAACGAAGAATCAAGTGTCCAGTTGGTTCGCATTCGGCTTTTCAGACGCACTCGGAACCCCTGAGAATGTAGACATAAAGCCTTTCAAGTCGTGGGAATTATGGGTGGTTTTAGCCGATGCGGAAATACATCCTTGGAACAATCATCACGCCTTTTCTGCCGGAATAGGACTTGACTGGCGCAATTTCCGTATGGTGGACGACTACCGTTTCATTGCCAAAGACAATCAAATCGTGGTTGATAAATATCCCGATGGTGTGCGCCCTAAGTTCTCACGCATCAAGGTTTTCAGCCTCAACGTGCCTCTGCGCTATCAGTATCAGGGAAAGAAGTTCGGCTTTTCAGTCGGTCCCGTGGTGAATTTCAACACTTACAGCAGCGTGAAAACACGTTATGCGCTTGACGGGAAAGACATCAAGGAGATACACAAGAATGCCAAAGTAAACCCAATTACCATTGATTTTATGGGCACGCTCCA
The Prevotella sp. HUN102 genome window above contains:
- a CDS encoding DUF6108 family protein, coding for MLQRLTIILALTLCCCNLKAQQGLHINEVFLGRIVPQKQMVEVKVKGKAVSKYRLSYYHSVRFGADKPQIDTIEGLINKDMAGSEQVSRSKSTLIFSLPKAGKNNRYLCYLKKKVGYSAIITLVYMEGQVESIAELRKLIK